CCGCCCATCGGACgtgagaaacgcgagaaacgcaaGAGACTCTCTCCAGATCGATCGGCGAACGATGTGCATCTGAGGCAGCTGCGGGGTGCGGCGTCCTCGGGGGATGCCCTCGATGGTTTCCGCTCggttgtctctcctgtctccctttctctcctgtctccgcacaAGTGGTGctcgcgagaggaaagcgccaGGAAAGGAGGGGGCGGCGAAAGGAACAGCGaaggggagagggggggaagaagactctAAACCCCAACGCaagggaggggggggagggggcAGACGAAAAGAGGTGCTCCAGAAGGCAGCGTTATCCTGTTTTTCCCTCACCGTCGCTTCTTCAGGAAgacgctgtctctctcctttaACTCGCCCCGGGTTTCTGTCGGTTTCTCCGTCGCGTGAGGAAAAACGGTTCTCGGCTTCGTGCACGGAAAAagctttttcgtttttctttgctGCGCGGCAGGCAGCGtgagtgtctctctggcttggcacgcgtctttctcgcttgcGGCTGTGTGCGAGAGATCCTGGAAGGAAGGAGCTCGTGGAAGTGTGAAAGAGATACGAACTCAGggttgcatgcatctctctctcgcttgccgtctcggcttctcttcagacttttctcttcgcggtGGTTTTCCTCCAGTTGAAAgtcgctcttcgtctgcttttctccgtcgagccgtgtgcatgcgcatgcgcttgAGGTGGTcttgcacacacacacgtgtcCTCGGTACAACCCGCTTTTCCTCATCGCTCAACGGCGCACCGGTTGCGCAAGTACGGTGCGTCTCCCCGGAGATTCCTTTTCCTGCGCATGGCCCCGCTTgtgttcctttcctttttaGAAAAGAAGCACACCGTCGAAACGGTCCCTTTTATCCCGTGCCTCCCCTGTTCTTCaccagcgaggagaagaaggagcgtGGTGTTCTCCGTGCAAAAACGCgccaacccccccccccccctcccccccctccgaggttttctctcgcttgtcttcccgtctccttttttttgGACTTTCTTTTCCATCGCGCTCGTTCGGCAAACTCCTCTGGAGCAACCGCACCGTCTCGCGGTAtctcttctgcgcttctgcctcctcgccgccgcggcctctccgGGCTGTACGCACACCCTTGCGCCGCTTTGCGTTgtgtctttcgcgtctcggcCGCTTGTTCCACTTTGAAGCTCTCCGGCAATCTCTGCTTTGTTTGCGTGCATGttgcgaaggaaaggaaccCGAGGTTCAGACGGAGGTTCCGTGAAGATGCCTCTACTGGGAACCGCACACactctcttctgtcctttGCTCCGTCCTCTGGTTCGCCAGTTGCGCTCTTGAACCGCACGCCGTCGCATTCGTGTCGCATCCAGTCTTTGCACTCTCAGCTGgtcgcttttctgcttctcgcgtGTTCAAGTCAAGGCAGAAATCGCGAATCCAACGAGGAcggcctctctttcctccaggttctcttcgctgccgcgccgcgtctctcccgcctcgttcACACAatccctgtgtctccttttgtagtgctgtgtccttttctcctgtccgtttgtgtttctcttctcccctcacGTCCGAGCCTGTCTATCCCCTAGTTACCTTTTCTCCATCCTcccctcgctcgtctcccccCGTCTCTCATCTCcctcgtccctgtctctgctctcgtcgCCATGGCGTTTTTCGACGACTCGTcgagtttcttttcttcctccttcggGGGGGATTTTGGCGGACATGCCGGCGACGCGCTGATGCCCCGGCGTTCGAGCGGAGGTTTCAGTTCGCAGCCGTTCGAAGAGtttgcctcgccctcgctcctcCCCTCCCAGCAGACCAAGCAgagccgcgcctcgccttccttccagGGAACCGCAGCCTCCGGCGCCGAAGGTCTCGTCTACGTGACTGTGGGGATGCTACACCGCGCCGCGCGGGAGAtgcgcgagggcggcgaggagacaaagagcgagaagaaggcgttcCGACTCCATGGCAACGACGTCGGCCTGGTGGGGCTCCGCGGCTGGGTTGCGCCTCCAGGGTGTGAGAAGCTCGCGTCGCTCGTGCGCTTCAAACTCGAAGACGGCACAGGCCAAGTCGAAGTCGAGTACGACGTCGTCGACGGCAAACCGTGGTGGGGTGTCTTCGAGGAAGAGGCTGCAGGCGTGGTGGTGCCCGAGCTCGACGCCAACGGTACCCGGGAGGCAGGCAAGGATGGCgatgaaggagagacgggaagccgGAACCAGACTGCGGAAGCTGTCCAGGTTCTGAGTGGGAAGAAGCGCTTCCTCGAGGTCGGATCCCTCGTGCGCATCGCCGCAGGCGTGTCGACGGACTTGAAGGGCGAGGTGTCCCTCTCGGCGTCGGCCTGCTCGCCCATCAAAGACCCCGCGGAATTCGTCCTCCTCCACCCTGCAGCGGTCGCGCACGCAGCCGCGACGTTCGCCGCGAGACGCGGCACACTgcaggcgcaggaagagaaggaggtgAAGCCTGAGGGCGACCAAGCCGTCAAGAAGATCAAGaccgaagacgcgaaagcagaaacgaagcacgaaggcgacggcgaaacggaggcgacggcgcatCTGTCCCCCGGTGAGCGAGGGtgcaaagcgagaagacccattgtggagagacagcgacagagacTCCACAAATCGGGGCGGGGATGAGTGTGCGCGGGAGTTGACAAGGACTCTGCGAAGAGAAGGTATCGGGTcgccacgcagagagagaggccagcggctgaagaaaggaaacgagacagaaacgtcagaacgcgaggcagacAGTTGGGCGCCTGCAGTGGAGACACTCAATCCGAGAGCTCCCACATCGCCGTAGAGACACTGCGATAGCTTTTCGCTCCTTGAAAACAGCGCCAACCGCCGCGCTTGGTGGCGCAGGCTTCCGAGGTGTCTGGTGCTCTTTCAGACGTGTCCGTGCATGCGGTCAGAACCTCTGCCAGGGAGCGGTCGCGGCGTGTGCGCTGGAGCGGCTGTGTTTTCAACCttgagaagcgagacaaacGAAGGCAAGGTGTGCCGCTGTGGAACCTGAACTCTCGCGGCTTTGGCTAATGTGTCCCTTTGTGCCTTGGCGCTTCACTCTGTCCGCtgcagaggaggcgcagaagctgctggCAGATTACGGCCACATCGAGGACCTTGTCCAGCGCGAGATCATTCTGATTCTCCTCACGCAAGGCGGGGgggcgaaacgcgcgccGAGGGCCACGGTGAAGGCTGAAGCGCTGCGACGGaaccgcgcatgcacgggtAAGCACgccagaagaaaagcagaaCACAGGCGAGGggtgtctgtctccgctgcaaGTTTCCACACAcgtcgaggcgagacaggcgcgagGGACGGGACTGGCGATGCTCTTCAGCCTGTTAAAAGAGCAGCCTGTGGGCGTTCATCGGCCTTTCGCAAGAGGAACCAAGGTGAGTGtttgttcctctctcttcgccttcttttgcGTCGCGGCTCGGGCTGGGACGAGACTCGTTTTCGCGCGCACCTTCTCATGGGTGTCCCGGTTGTTCTCCGGCTggttttgctgtctctcgaatTGCAAAGACAGCTGTTAAACGTGCACGTTCCTGCAGCTTAGTAAATcacgcttcgtctcttgcaAAACGCTGAACCCGAGAACCAATGGGGccgtgtctgcatgcgcgacgcCAGTGTGCTGTTGCTGGGTTGGTGTgcttgcgcatgcagaggagcAGTTGGAGGCTGCGCTGAAGGAACTGGAAGAAGCGGCTGAGATCATCGAACATGCAGGCTTTGTGGCTCTTGCTTGCTAGGAAGcgccgaagaaaaaagacactcacgggagacgaagagtcCGGAGACCAAGACGTCAGGgagctatatatatatatatatatatatatatatatatagtagTGTAGGTATGCGTttgcgggagagagagaatggtggagagaggccgagacaCTGAATGGCAATTCTTTCTTTGAAAAGGAGGTACAGAAAGGCAGTTAGCTTGGTGAAAGCGCGGGGacaacgcgagagagaaggcaagcaACGCACGAAGATGGGATGATTTTGACGGTCAGGTGGGTGTAgcaaaaggaggaaagaggatGCGGAGGAGGGTGAGGAGAGGCTGTACCGTAAAAAAGCTACGGCAGagcagacgggaagaagtACAGAGAGCCTGtggaacgagaagacgaggaaaccgcGTGGCGCCGATGAAGCCAGCAGGTCTGAAGGGGGGAGCGCTGTGTGTTTTTCGCGTGTCAACTAAACCCGACACGAAATGCTCTTTCTTCAGTCCGTAGTTGGTATAGCCCGAGAGCGCAAGTTgcgacgaagggagagaatcCAGCGCTGGTGTGCAAAtggcgagagggaggactcgacgaaaaaggcgaaacgcaATGCATACACGAGTGTGAGTCTGTTTGTCCACGTACATTCAAATATGTATCTGCCTCTACGACATACAGATGGTGTGTGAGGCAGGCTTTTTCGTCACCTATGACAAAGCAGCTATAtggtgtgtgtgcgtgtctgTGCCAAGCGTGTGAAAAACACAGTAAACGGGATTGTTTAAAGCCGCGTTCCTTCACATATGAATGTAGACGTGTTTTCTACGTGGCGTGGTGTTTGGTGgtgtgtccttttctttaCGGGCATCCTCCAGAAACCGTGTGGGAAGTGAATCTCCACCACTTCGCTGCAAAGCTCCATCTGGATGAGTTTTCCAGTAGGCTCATTTCAGCGAGGCACAGGAGGCGCCGCACCGTCCCCGCTCGTATCACGTGCGACAGACAGCCAGGCGAACGTAGGAAAAGACACTGGCGGAGTGAAGAGCTCTCCATGTAATATCGGAATCGCAGGCGCTGTGTACCCACATGTTAGGGCCCCTGACATTGCCTTACTGACAGCGGTAGTTTTAAATGTTTGTATATTCATACTATGTAAAAAGTAGGAGCTCTATTGAATAAAACTCTTTTTCGTTAGTAATTAAGAATTTCAAATTTCGGGATTCGCTCTCGTTcaaaaaacaaagaggagaaTGCTGGAAAGCCACCGCTGTACCCTGGTGCGTGAACTGAAATGTGCGAATGCGCCGAGTGCTGGTACTACAGCTTCTTGCAAGtctcgcagagacgcgacgagTTGGGTTGCTTCCCGCCCAGACCTCTCCTTACCCGCTTACCCTCTCCCGCAATGCAGCGGCAAGACAGCTAAAGCATGGTCAGAACCAGGGAATGTCGTTTCACTGCCCCGGCCGCAGGCATCTCGAGTTGGAAAGCCGCAACATCACGGGCACCAAACACAATTCATATCTATATCGCTATgtagatatgcatatgcatacgcATTTATACTGGCAGATATAGACAGGTGGCTATGCCTGTTTCGTGGGTCAGCAAACGGTCGTTCCCCCCATTCGTcttcgagaaggaaaggatgTTGATAACGCTATGGTCGGGCACTGCCTTTGAAACTGGGAAAACCTGGAGGGGTTCGCGCCTTTTGAGCGAATCCCGCAATCTGTGGATGAGGAAGTGTGGAACAGAAGAGTGAAAAGGGCGACTTCTGCTACCCGGCATTGCTGGCCAACTGGACGAGTGACCGATCACAGTAAGATGAGCAcgggcggcagagagggagagacggattTCACTGACTGTTCCTCTCGACAGCGTATACAGTCGTCAACATTCAAGAGCGTATCTGCATAACAGGAAACAGCCGACAGGTCGTCGTACGCGTCCGAACCTTTTAATGACAGtaagaacgagagaagccTCATAAGTcaaacgagggagagcgggGAGGGGTGTCGGCCCTTCCTGAAATACCACACCGGTCGCTTGGATGGCAAAAGAGACTCGAATGGTGCAGGCGCCACGCTTGGGGGACATcaccgttttcttctcgaacATCGGCAAGCGCTAGTGAATGGCCGAAACGAGACCAGATGTCACCGGATGGGCTTCGACTACAGAACGCGGCTTTGGAAGTTTGTTCCGAGCGTTGTGGGATGATCCACTACCAAATTACGAGATACGGGAGAATGGTGTCCAAGTACCCTGGCACTCCAATCAGAGGGATCAGAAACGCGTGTGCGCTCAACGTTTGTTTCTCTATTCTGGGCCATTCTCGGCCAACAGCTGGGGAACGTCGAGCGTCTCGAGAACCCCTGCAGGTATCGCTGATGGCGGCCAGCCGGGGTGCCCGGACGCAACGCACAAATGATCGAGATcgtgttttccttcgtgGTATGCTGGAAAACTGTCGCGGGCGTTTCCACTGGAAGTTGTTTCGCACTTAAAGGTTCCTTTTTCCAGCTACTGTTTCAGCCGGAAGATCCCCTTTCTTTCGAGCACTACCcgcctgccttcctctcttgctaGAGCTGTGTGAAGCAAGCATGCGCCTGGGCCTCACTTTCGAGGTATTCTGCAAAGCTGCCAAACCCATCTTTGACCATTACAGAGCCAATCTGAATGCTACGCGGTTTTCTGCGTCTTGGAACACCTCCACTTTACGCCCCTCAACGGCTTTCTAACACAGAGTCCCGTTGCGCACCAACTTCCGGGAGTTCCCCGACGGAGCGAGTGCCGCGGGTTCCTCACAACTGGACGTTTGCTCCTCAAGGAAACGCGCGTGGCTGCATACGAACAGGCGCCGACCCTTTGTTTAAGAGTACCCACGGCCGGGGCCTGACTCCTCTCCAAGACAAAGATATGGCACGTTTCTTTGTCGCCCGTGGTTCGCAAGACAAGGCAACCCCAGAACACCCGTGTTTGACAGTTGACGTTGGTAGTCAGCACACACAGGGAGACTCAGCGTTTTCTGGTTGGAGAGGCAAGGACtaaaaggagagagaactcgCAGTCTCCCTCCTCGGGAATAGCTCCGCAGCACACGAGCTTGCCAAAAACTCGCATGCGATATCTGGCTCCTTGGAAAACTGGGATGGAGGGGGGCGGATAAGAAAcctgttccttttttctgcgcctcttcagGTCATAGGTATTCCGATTGTTCCTGGGACTTCTTTTTAAAGACAAACCATAGCTGTTTGCGGTCTTGCCTTTCCGAAAAAAACAGgcgtcgcgcgttttcggcgCCACTCGCGCCAAACAGAAGCGACCCAACACCGTGCCGAGTTCTCCTGGGGGCCGTCTGAGCGTAGAGGTGGACGGCTAGTCTCTCGGCGCATGCCAAGAAAAGACGAATGTGAGAGTTGGTAGAGGAAGTCATCGTGCACATTTTGTCCCTTCTTTTTAATACGCACCCTCTGGACGAGGATGTTAAATGCCTCTTCGGATCGTTCACAGACAGTTgccgttctttttctgtttctccgtcgtcttcaaGAGTTCTCCCCTGACTCTGCGCTTCTAATCTCTAGTAACAAAGTCACCTCCGAAATCCGACTTCCGTTCCCGAGCGCTGCGTCTTACCTGCTGTCTAGGTTCCTCACAAAGGACACACATTTTCTTCCAACATGCATCTGCGCTCGCTCGTGCCTCCTCTCACGACGTAACTTTTTCCATTCTGCGGGTTCTTCTCGAGGTTCCTGTCAACGCCGAAGTGGAACCGAGGAAGCCCCCGACTGCCCTATTCAAACCGCCACATCCTCTGCAAGAGTTggcggaagacgcgttttcgtctACAGATAGGTGTGTGAGAGGCGCGTACACGCAGGGAGCGGACCCACGGACAAATGCTACGCGTTTGCGTATGTCTCTGGAGAGCCGCAAACCTCCGTCGCTGTGTCCATGCGAtttcttcccgtttcgtttccagcttcaagtgtatgtacacacacagaggtGCCAGCAGGCGGTCAGCGAAAGGAGGTTCTGCACTGACCGGAGCTGCAAGATCCGAAACCGTCTGGTGGCCGAATGCCAGAAAAGACCGGAAGAGACGATTCTTCTAGgcttctccgctcttttcAGTTTTTAACCAGGCCAGATTTCTTCAGTTCTCCACTTTGTTAACCCTCTTTCTCTATCATCCCTGACCCGACTCGTCAGCGCTTGCTCGCACTCTCTTTGCTCGTGTCTGTTTCGGGGTGCTCCGCGAGGACGCATCTTCCGCGCAGCCGCTCGGGAGAGTCTGAACCGAGGAGAATGCGGAGGGAGGGAATTCCTCATTTCGCCAACCAGACAGATCTCGACACAGCCCACAAAAAGATGAGTCATGCGACTGGCGCCGGGCCGAGGGTCCGACCCCTTGCGTCTCCCAGCTCACCGGACGACTCCGAAGGCTCTCCTCACCTTGcatcttctcccgcctcggcgtctcctcgaggTTCTGCCGCTCCTGCTCTGCCTCCACATTATGGTGGTCCACCTACGGAAGAGGACCAAGAAGCGGCGCCAACTTCGAGGGAAGACCAAAAAACTGGCCAAGAACAAACAGAGCAAGACGTCCGAGACGAAAGTCGCCAGAAGCACTTCCCCCACGCAATACCCAGCAAAGGAAGCCAGCCCAGAGGACAGGCAAGGACAGAAGTCTACGCTAGTCGCAAGGAAGGGCGTCAATTCGCAAACACTTGAAaagctatatatatatatatatattgttACATGTGCGCATGTTTGTGTCGTTATCCCCTTACACGATGAAATTTCAAATTGTTCACTGTGATTCTGCATGTAGGTCGGACCGACCTGAACGATATTAATGCGTGCATTCTTTTGTCACAGCAGCTGTGTCTCGCACGAATCGCTTGGAGATAGGCCTTTACAACATATATGCgccaggaggcgagagactgcAGGGCGTGCTGAGCAGTGTCCGCAGAGGAGATCGAGTGCGTGCCGGGGTCTCTGTGTCCCTTCGACGTGTGCGGcaggctgcctcgccttcaccGTGTGTGGTTCCTTATCCGTCTCTTTTGTTCAGCCATCGGCGCTGTGGAGGCCCCAGAATCCGTCCCCGCCACCGAATGCTTCCCATTTTGGCGGCTCCGGATCGCTCGCgtcgtctgtctcgccttcgcgacCGGCATCGCCCGTTCCTCTGGGCTCGCCTTCCGCGACTGGGGCGCCTCCTGAGCCTCCGTGTCCGTCTACCGGCGCTTCGTCTTCACCTCTGTGTTCTGCTGCCTCGGGAAATCCTCCTCCCTCGCCATCAGATTTGTCAGCGACTCCTCTGAcatctgcctttctcgctgATGCGCGACTGCGCCACAGTGCAGCTTCCGGCCCGCGCACACGCCCCGGCAAGcaggcgtcttctcggcctgcgtctctcgcgtctcgacgCGCTCTGGCGGCTTCTGGAAACGAGAGCCTCAAGGCGCCGCGGCAGGTGCATGCGGCGGGGGGCCCGCGGCCTTGCGGGGCAGTCGGGTACTACACAGGCTCGCCCCAGTCGTCCTCCAAGTTCCTGAACAGCGTCATTCAGCAGGGCTGGCTGCAAAAGTGGACAAATCTTGTGTCCAGCTGGCGACCGAGATACTTTTACGTGATGCCGGGGCTCTTCAAGTATTCCGTGCAGAAAGGCGCGCCGCCCAAGGAAGTCTTCATGCTCAACCAGTGCGTCATTCGCCTCTGTCCGTGTAAGTCTGGGAACGCGCGGCCGTGCCGGAATGAGGCACACGTGCGAAGACGCTTGGCTGTCGACCTTCGCACAGGTAGTGCGGGAAGGCAAGAGTGACTCTGCCCGTCGCGACTTTCCGCTGTGACGACTAGAGCAAGAAGTCTTGGAACTAAGCAACTAGGAGCCCCTCAGGATGTACAACCCTCGCGTACGCGTACTTTGAATAAAAACGGGTATTTCTGTCGAATCGCCAAAGACACTCCCATCTCTTTGGGTTTCTGTCATGTTGTCTCCCAggcgtcgcgtctcgccttttgGTCACGCGCAGGGAAACGACGTGCCGCGTGTGTAGCTCCGCGTTCCGCTTTTtgctctgcgcctctccgttttcctgccttccctcgtttttctcaccTGGCCTTTGCTCCGACTCTCCGTCGTTCTGGTGTCTCAGACGATCCAGTGCGGTTCGAGGTCGAGGTCGTGGACCAGCAGACTCTGTATCTGCGAACGGAGACGCTTGAAGAGAAGCAGTTGTGGTACGCGGCGTTCAAACAGGCGCAGCGCGCTCTCCTGAACTGCGCACGCCACCCAgctcttcccctcgcttctttgtcttccttctcggagAAAAGCGGTCCGCGACCGCCCCGAGAGGCTGCAGGAGCCCAGTCGGGAAGCCAGGGGTCTGCCGAccgcgcgccgcctggaTCAGGAGACCGACAccgcggcgacgcagggtGAGGAGTTTTCGTCAGTGCAATGGAAATGTCGATTTGTTCCTGCATCCGTGTGCGTGcgggaaacgggagacaagcgagagagaaagggggcgaggagacagcgaggagcgacggTTCGTGGTGGTCGGAGGATAGAAATAGAGGCTGCTGGAGAAGGagcaagaaaaaacgcggggGGACAGGCGCGTCGGGAACGACACgaacgggaaagaggcggggggaagagaggagaaacgaaagaagagaggaattAGTTTACAGCGATCGGAGGTCGAGAACGCGCGGCGGTGGACCATGTGCtagggaaagaaacagagagggagagcaaaGAAACGAACTTCGGGTTCACTCAGAGTAGAAGCACTGCACACCCGCGGCCATAAGCGCGTCGATCGTGTATGCATGTCCTTTTAATGACCCCGTCTCGACTATGTTCTCCGCAGCGCGGTTTTGgctcgacacacacacacacatgcaaatCGTGTTTCTTGTATGCCTTCAGCCAATCCGGGTCGTCCGAGTCGCCAGCGAGGCAAGGGGCGTCGCCCAGTTCGTCGcactcctcgtcttcgctgtcctctcggtcttcgctgtcttcgctcgcgtcttcgcgtccgCCTGGCGCGCAGCTTCCGCCTCGCGGCTCGTCGCAAGAGTTCTCGCCCACTGgatcgtttctttcttcgtccacGGGCAGCGTGGCCGGGGCTCTTGCGGGGGCCGTTGCTTCCGGCATGAACTACGCGGCGGCGTACGCCACGAGCAAATTTCGCGGTTCGCTCTtgtcttcggcgtcttctcccagCTCCTCGGCGGCACCCAGCGGGTCCGGAGCTAGCGCCTCGGAGGGGACAGCCACCTCGGGTTCCACGACCGCGGTCGGAGCTGCGACAGGGACTGGAGCCCCAGCGAATGCGTCGGGGCCGCTGTCGCCATCGCTGCAGTCTCTAGGCAGCACaggctctgcctctctcgagtGGCTAGGCAAAGAAGGCAGTCCCCTCGTGCTTCTACTTGAAAATGTTATTGCGTCTCGACAGCAAGTCCAGGTAAGCCGAAACGGACTTGTTGCCGTTCCTGTTCGAACAGAAATacagctggagaagaaacctGCGTCAGGAGGCCGAGATAGAGGACCCGCAGCTGCTGAGCACCTGAAGCGGGGACGGCGTAGAAGCCTGAACGGTCGGCCTAGGCCAAGCagacggggggggggggggggcagaGATGCTCCGTGTCATGGAGCTGAAGGAAGCTGTACAGGTAGTGGAGCAGAGGGAGGTGAACGACAAAAAAGCAACGTGAGTTTCGCCATGAAAACGCCAGCGGCACAAAAAGGGACAACGCTGGAAGAAAGATACCTGCCGAGAGGTGGACATACGCAGCAGCCCGAGTCAGCAGACTTTGTGCATTGGCGCTTCTGTCGGCAGGGGCAGCAGCAGTCGCGACTTCCTCCGGCATTCTCGACCACAAGCTGTCAACCGGTATTCTGTGTACCAGCAAGTGTGAGTGGGGTCTAGAGATGTCGCCGGTTCTTGATTTGCGTTCCCTTGCTTCTCCAGAGCACAAGCGCCGAGATCCGGGCGCTGCAGGCCGGAGCCCTCAAAGAAGTCGGCGCCATTGTCAGCAGTAAGTCAAGCAGAACCAACCCCTTTgtgcatttatatatacgtatatttACACGTGGAAAGTCGGTTAGAGGTTTATATCTGCCTACCTGTTATAACctcttatatatatatgtatattggTTTACCATTCCTTGACTGTGTTTTGGCGGCGCATCGGTTGATATCTACCGCTGTGTCAAGTGAGCGTCTTGGTCCAGGTGGCGAGATGAGGTGTACGTCCTCGCGGTTCACGCGCATGCTTCCGACTGTCTCGATATTTTATAAAACGGAAAGTGTCCATTGGAATCTGCAGTGCAGGGCGTTCCCTGTTTGAGACAGGCAGATTGTTCCGGGTTGAATCGATGAGATATAATGGGTTCTTCCGTGTGTTTCCAGGCTCAGCGGGGACCGGGGCCCACGAGCTTAAGCGGCAGTTGGTTGCACTCCTTCAGAAAATCGACAGTCTCCAGGTGACCGTCGAGCGTCACTTCAGCACGACCGAGGCGCTTCTGGCGGAGGAAAACtcgcaaaggagacagctcgAGAAGTCTCTGAGGTCGATGGCCAAACAAAATTACAAACTCGAAAAGGTACGTGTCTGTTCCGGAACTTTGACGTTCAAGAAGCGCAacgcacacgcacagaaATGTATGTGCGCGCTcgtgtctgtgtgcatgtgaATATCTGCGACGCAGTGTACGGTTGACGCACGCTTGCATGCAGGAGCAGATGCTTGTAGCTACGTTCTCTGCAACGGCGAC
The sequence above is a segment of the Neospora caninum Liverpool complete genome, chromosome IX genome. Coding sequences within it:
- a CDS encoding oxysterol-binding family protein, related — its product is MSHATGAGPRVRPLASPSSPDDSEGSPHLASSPASASPRGSAAPALPPHYGGPPTEEDQEAAPTSREDQKTGQEQTEQDPSALWRPQNPSPPPNASHFGGSGSLASSVSPSRPASPVPLGSPSATGAPPEPPCPSTGASSSPLCSAASGNPPPSPSDLSATPLTSAFLADARLRHSAASGPRTRPGKQASSRPASLASRRALAASGNESLKAPRQVHAAGGPRPCGAVGYYTGSPQSSSKFLNSVIQQGWLQKWTNLVSSWRPRYFYVMPGLFKYSVQKGAPPKEVFMLNQCVIRLCPYDPVRFEVEVVDQQTLYLRTETLEEKQLWYAAFKQAQRALLNCARHPALPLASLSSFSEKSGPRPPREAAGAQSGSQGSADRAPPGSGDRHRGDAGQSGSSESPARQGASPSSSHSSSSLSSRSSLSSLASSRPPGAQLPPRGSSQEFSPTGSFLSSSTGSVAGALAGAVASGMNYAAAYATSKFRGSLLSSASSPSSSAAPSGSGASASEGTATSGSTTAVGAATGTGAPANASGPLSPSLQSLGSTGSASLEWLGKEGSPLVLLLENVIASRQQVQSTSAEIRALQAGALKEVGAIVSSSAGTGAHELKRQLVALLQKIDSLQVTVERHFSTTEALLAEENSQRRQLEKSLRSMAKQNYKLEKTQQRMLALGALPDGAQSSGAGGTTAGASVSALAQGASAPPRGGAGVPLETDHQLSSSSGEEDDDDVEFFECEDQEAYGSPQDLPPPPAVPESPEDLGSGSTAASAAARATASGAEAMKKGEEPSNTLVPVKSPAYYALSLLFPSDVPPILNFLEASAGRLGGVMPQRRTALSKPRTEFKVGLWSILKDCIGKDLSRISMPVYFNEPTSFLQRLLEDFQYADLVHAASLFPDPVDRLLLVTLFAISPYASATGRTYKPFNPLLGETFEFTHRGYNFIAEQVGHHPPRTAYHVSNDRFLCWGDVVVRNRFTGKSLEVTTPGTVHVVFPSVDDHYTYRRVKLLVHNVIWGKLWAEVDGTTLIQNQKKGDYSIIQFLRKGWLDKSMHMIRAIVFSAAGRPVYRLSGSWSHALYVEEYEQCRAAPNAPQPVPGSSMRDYWRSEGPPPSDSPDNKLQHLVQGMWDTIPVKEGSRRLIWRPAVRPAHSDAYYGFGYLTMELNEITDEYDPEKGAVVAPTDSRFRPDQKLYEEGRVEEAIEEKTRLEEKQRSAARLRPRGEEDYDPLWFAKGEDPITHEPAWIYKGGYWEAKAEAGFSDSPDIF